The following coding sequences lie in one Arachis ipaensis cultivar K30076 chromosome B03, Araip1.1, whole genome shotgun sequence genomic window:
- the LOC107631811 gene encoding 40S ribosomal protein S15-4 has protein sequence MADVEGDTAAAASAPKKRTFKKFSFRGVDLDALLDMSTDELVKLFTARARRRFQRGLTRKPMALIKKLRKAKREAPAGEKPEPVRTHLRNMIIVPEMIGSIIGVYNGKTFNQVEIKPEMIGHYLAEFSISYKPVKHGRPGIGATHSSRFIPLK, from the exons ATG GCAGATGTGGAAGGAGATACTGCAGCGGCGGCGTCAGCGCCAAAGAAGAGAACGTTCAAGAAGTTCAGCTTCAGAGGAGTGGATCTGGACGCGCTCCTGGACATGTCTACCGACGAGCTCGTGAAGCTGTTCACCGCGCGCGCTCGCAGAAGGTTCCAGAGAGGTCTGACAAGGAAGCCGATGGCGCTTATCAAGAAGCTCCGGAAAGCGAAGAGGGAAGCTCCGGCGGGTGAGAAGCCTGAGCCAGTTCGCACACACCTTCGCAACATGATAATTGTTCCTGAGATGATCGGTAGCATCATTGGTGTTTACAACGGAAAGACGTTCAACCAGGTTGAGATTAAGCCTGAGATGATTGGCCACTACCTTGCCGAGTTCTCCATATCTTACAAGCCCGTCAAGCACGGCAGGCCTGGTATTGGTGCCACCCACTCTTCCAGGTTCATCCCTCTCAAATGA
- the LOC107631810 gene encoding nudix hydrolase 17, mitochondrial, whose protein sequence is MAAVCLLVSRSGRHLQRYNNTGGRQVVGCIPYRFKEDTMSNELELEVLLVSSQKGEALMFPKGGWEIDESLEEAASRESIEEAGVVGTVGNQLGQWNFISKRHGIYYEGHMFPLFVNQQLDIWPEKNLRKRIWMTVPQAREICQHWWMKEALDILVKRLSSQDTREL, encoded by the exons ATGGCAGCAGTATGCTTATTGGTTTCTCGATCCGGCAGACACTTGCAAAGATACAACAACACCGGCGGCCGCCAAGTAGTCGG ATGCATACCTTATAGATTCAAGGAAGATACGATGAGCAATGAATTGGAATTGGAGGTATTATTGGTGAGTTCACAGAAAGGAGAGGCGCTCATGTTCCCAAAAGGAGGATGGGAAATTGATGAATCTTTAGAAGAAGCAGCTTCTAGAGAGTCCATAGAAGAAGCCGGAGTGGTTGGAACAGTTGGGAATCAATTGGGTCAATGGAATTTCATTAGCAAAAGACATGGCATTTACTATGAAGGCCACATGTTCCCTTTGTTTGTCAATCAACAACTTGATATCTGGCCTGAGAAAAATCTAAGGAAAAGAATTTGGATGACAGTGCCTCAAGCTAGAGAAATTTGTCAGCATTGGTGGATGAAGGAAGCTTTAGATATCTTGGTTAAACGACTGAGCTCACAAGATACCAGGGAACTATAA